From the genome of Carnobacterium viridans:
AATGAATAATGGATTAAAGGCAGCTTAAAATTAATCAGGACAGGATTAAAATTATAGAATAAGGAGGCCAAAGGCTTCTTTTAGCCGTGAATATGAGGAAATTTAAATATCTTGATTACTATATCTTTATCCCTTATTTAGTTTTATCCATAATAGGGATTTTAATGGTTTATAGTGCTAGTAGCTATGTTGCTATAAGCAAGTACGATGACTCGCAACGATTCTTTATTCGGCAAGCTTTCTTTGTTGTATTAGGTTTAATTACGAGCATGATTGTTTTTTTATTCAAATATAAACTATTAAAAAACAAGCGATTTTTAATGGGTGCAAGTGGATTTGTCGCAATCTTACTTGTCTACTTATTCTTTTTTGGTCAAATTACAAATGGGGCAAAAGGTTGGATATACATTTTAGGTTTTGGTTTTCAACCGGCTGAATTTGCAAAAATAGTAGTTATTTGGTATTTTGCTTATATTTTTTCAAAAAAACAAAATCAACTTGTGCATAATTTTAAAGAAACCGTCACTCCACCGCTCATTTTATTTGGTTTCTATTTACTGTTGATCCTTTTACAACCTGATGTCGGTGGTGCTGCCATTTTACTTGTTACAGGGACTATTATGATCTTAGCAAGCGGGGTGTCAACAAAATTATCAGTGGCTGTTGGAGTAATAGGAGTTGCTTTAATAGGGGGTATACTTGCACTTGTACGTGTATTTGGGATGAGCCTGCCTTTTTTAGAGAAATACCAATATGACCGATTTTTAGCTTTTTGGGATCCTTTTGCCGTTTCAGAAAGTGCCGGACTTCAACTAGTGAATTCCTATTACGCACTACGACGTGGCGGTATTTTTGGAGTCGGGATCGGAGAAAGTATTCAAAAAACGGGTTATTTACCGGAACCTTATACAGACTTCATCATGTCCATTATTGGTGAAGAAATGGGCTTAATTGGTATAATGGTTATTGTTGGGCTATTTAGTTTACTGATTTTACGTATTTACTTAGTTGGTATTCGAACAAAAGATTCATTTGGATCACTTATTTGTATCGGTATCGCAACAATGTTATTAGTCCAAGGACTTGTTAATTTAGGCGGGGTTATTGGATTACTGCCTATCACAGGTGTAACCTTTCCATTTATCAGTTATGGAGGTTCGAGCACGATTGTTTTAACGATTTCTATTGGCTTAGTATTAAATGTCAGTGCTACAGACAAAAAACGCAATCAGCAAGTAGTAGAAAAAAATAGCAGAAATTAAATGTGTTTACTGGATGTAGTAAACAACTTGTTTACAGTGTTGTCTTTTTTTAAAGATAAGGTGCATCCTACCTATTAGAAAAAATACGAAATTTAGGAGTGAAATGATGAAAAAAGTATTAGTAGCAAATCGTGGTGAAATAGCCATTCGTATTTTTAGAGCTTTAACAGAGTTAGCTATTGAAACAGTAGCTGTTTATGCACAAGAAGATGAGGGGTCTGTTCATCGTTTTAAAGCCGATGAAGCTTATTTAGTAGGAAAAGGAAAAAAACCTATTGATGCTTATTTAGATATTGAAGACTTGATTCGTATTGCTAAAGACTCTGAAGCAGATGCCATTCATCCAGGATACGGTTTTTTATCTGAAAATATTGATTTTGCGAGACGTTGTGAAGAAGAGGGAATCATTTTTATTGGTCCAAAACTACACCATTTAGATATTTTTGGAGATAAGATAAAAGCAAAAGAAGCTGCAATCGCGGCGGGGATTCAGTCTATTCCAGGGTCAGACGGTCCAGTTGCAGATTTAGAAAGCGTAAAAGAATTCGGAAATTTATACGGCTATCCAATTATTATTAAAGCTGCTCTTGGTGGAGGCGGACGTGGAATGCGTGTGGCTAACAGCGAAGCAGATGTAAAAGATAGTTTTGAGCGTGCACAAAGTGAAGCTAGGGCTGCATTTGGTAGCGATGAGATTTATGTAGAGCGCTATATTCAGGATCCCAAACATATTGAAGTACAGATTTTAGGGGATACTCATGGAAACATCGTTCATTTATACGAAAGAGATTGCTCTGTTCAACGTCGTCATCAAAAAGTTGTAGAAGTCGCGCCTTGCGTTTCTATTTCAGAAGAGTTGAGAGCTGAAATGTGTCTTTCTGCTGTTCAATTGATGGAACATGTTGGTTATGTAAATGCTGGAACCGTTGAATTTTTATTAGAAGGCGAAAATTTTTATTTTATCGAAGTAAATCCTCGTGTACAAGTTGAACACACGATAACCGAAATGATTACGGGTATAGATATCGTTCAAGCTCAAATTTTAATTGCTCAAGGGAAAGATCTGCACAAAGATATTCAGATTCCACAACAAAAAGATATTCCATTGATTGGTGCTGCCATTCAATGTCGTATCACAACTGAAGATCCATTGAATAATTTCTTGCCTGATACAGGTAAAATCAATACGTACCGTTCTCCAGGTGGCTTTGGTATTCGTCTGGATGCAGGAAATGGATTTCAAGGAAGTGTAGTTACACCTTTCTTTGATTCATTGTTGGTTAAAGCTTGTGTCCACGCTACTACATTTGAGTTGGCTGTACAAAAAATGGCTCGCTCGTTAAAAGAGTTCCGTATACGTGGAGTGAAAACGAATATTCCTTTTATGCAAAACGTTATTTCACATCCGGTTTTTCTATCTGGTGAAGCTAAGACAACATTCATTGATACTACACCTGAATTGTTTAAATTTTCAAAAGTTAGAGACCGTGGAAACAAAACGATGCATTACATCGGAAACATTACAGTCAATGGATTTCCTGGCATTGAACAAAGAGAGAAAAAATTCTTTGAACCTGCAAGAAAGCCTGCAAAATTACTAATATTAGATAATGACTTTGTAAGTGCAAAAAATGTCCTAGATAATAGTGGTGCCGATGCTGTGGTAGAATGGATCAAAAATAAAAATGAAGTGTTGCTGACAGATACCACTTTTAGAGATGCACACCAAAGTTTATTAGCTACTCGAGTGAGAACACAAGACTTCTTAAATATTGCTGAAGAAACTCAAAAAGGTATTCCACAGTTGTTTTCTTCTGAAATGTGGGGAGGAGCTACATTTGACGTAGCTTATCGTTTTTTAAATGAAGACCCTTGGGAAAGATTGGAAAAATTACGAAAAAAAATGCCAGATACATTATTCCAAATGTTATTCAGAGGCTCCAATGCTGTAGGATACCAAAACTATCCGGATAACGTTATTGAAGCGTTTATTCAACAAGCGGCTAAAAATGGGATTGATGTGTTTCGTATTTTTGATAGTTTGAACTGGATCCAACAAATGGAAAAGAGCATTCAAAGTGTACGTGATGTTGGTAAAATTGCAGAAGCAACGATTTGTTATACTGGAGATATCAATGATCCGAAGAGAGATAAATATACAGTCGACTACTATAAAAATATGGCTAAAGAATTGGAAAATCAAGGTGCACATATTATTGCTGTTAAAGATATGTCTGGCATATTGATGCCGCAAGCTGCTTATCGCTTAATTAGTGAATTAAAGGAAACTGTAAATGTTCCAATTCACTTGCATACACACGATACGAGCGGTAATGGGATCTTTACCTATGCTGCAGCTGTAAAAGCTGGTGTGGATATTGTGGATGTGGCTATGAGCGCAATGAGTGGAGCGACTAGTCAACCAAGTATGAATAGTTTGTATTATGCCTTATTAAATGCAGATAGAGCACCTGATATTAAAATTGAAAACGTGCAACAAATCAACCATTATTGGGAAGATATTCGTGCTCAATATAGTGACTTTGAAGTAGGAATCAGTGCACCTTCTACCGAAGTGTACCAACATGAGATGCCTGGTGGACAATACACCAATTTGCAACAACAAGCTAAAGCAATTGGATTAGCTGAGCAATGGGATGAAGTCAAAGTAATGTATGCAACAGTCAATCGAATGTTTGGAGACATTGTTAAAGTTACACCTTCATCAAAAGTAGTTGGAGATATGGCTTTATTTATGATACAAAATAAATTATCTGAAGAGGACGTATATGAAAAAGGAATGGACATCGATTTTCCTGAGTCTGTTATCAGTTTCTTTATGGGTGATTTAGGACAACCGACTGGTGGTTTCCCTGAAAAACTTCAACGTATTGTATTAAAAGGCAAAAAACCGATTACCGTTCGCCCAGGTAGCTTAGCTGCACCAGTTGATTTTAATGAAATCAAAAAAGAGCTGGCTGAAAAAATTAACGCAGAGCCTACTCAAGAAGATGTCCTTAGTTACATTATGTACCCTCAAGTATTTATAGACTACCGTAATAATCTAGAAACTTTTGGAGAGGTAACACTTTTAGATACAATGACATTCTTCCATGGTATGCGGACTGGAGAAACTGTCGAAGTTCAGATTGAAAAAGGGAAAACGTTGATTATAAAATTAAATCAAATAGGCGAACCTGATTCTGAAGGTATGCGTATTTTATACTTTGATTTAAACGGTCAAGGAAGAGAAGTAGTTGTAAAAGATTACAGCATCACAAGTACAAAAGCTGTACGTAAAAAAGCAGAACCTACAAACAAAAAACATATCGGAGCTACTATGCCAGGATCTGTACTTGAAGTATTGGTACAAAAGGGTGATCATGTAGTTCAAGGACAGCCAATCATCATCACAGAAGCAATGAAAATGGAAACAACGATCAAAGCCAATGTTGAAGGAATAATTGATCAAATTTATGTTGTAGATGAGGATATTATTGAAACAGGAGATTTACTGATTGAAGTGAAAGCGAACTAGAATCGAATAAATTGATGAACAAAGTAATACTCATTTTAAGGATGATAACTGGCATTAAAGTTCAGTTAAAATGATTTAGCTACCAAATTGAGGAGGCTAAATGAGTGAAGACACTTTTAAGATCTTTGCCGCTAATTTTCATTATGCTTCTGGCTACGTATTGGTTGCCAGAAGTCATTTCAAGAAATCCATCAGACATCATCACACCAAAAGAAGAAAGTGAAACTATTCAATCTGAATCTTATGACTATCAAACAACAGATTTAGAGCCTGAACAGATTCCAATTGCAGGCTTAGGCAGTTATGTCGGTCAAAAAATTGAAAATTTCACCGGAAAATTTGGTGATCCAACACGAATCGATCCAACTGTTTATAAAGAAGAACGCTGGATATTTGGAGAAGACGAAACAGATTATGCGCAGTTAATAGTAAAAGATGGCATAATAATCGATTTATTTGTATTGGGATCCCAATTAGATGTAGCGCCATTTAAAATTGGCATGTCCATTACTGAAGTATTTCAATTAGCAAGTTTTTATCCAACTTATTCTGTAGAAAATCAAGGGGAACAAGATACTCTAGAATTAACAGAAAGTGATTTAAACTATCGTCCTCTAATTGCTTTTGATAATGGAACATTTGCTGTATTAATGATGGATCGTTCGACAAATCAAATGATTGCTATTCGTTATCTAGACTCCCCATCGCTAATTCGTTTGGGAGTCTATGATGATGGTTCAAAACAACATTTAAATGCTTCTTTTGAAGTAGATGAAATAAGACAAGATGCCATTAATGAAGCCAATCAAAAACAAATGTATGAGATATTAAATATCTTACGACAACGGTATGAACTTTCTGCGCTAACTCCGAGTGATGCCTTATCTGGTGTAGCTGAAACCATTTTTATCAATCAAGAAGAACAAATTATTGCGGACCGCCAAGCCAATAAGGAAAGTAATTTTTCAGAAACGGAAAGCTCGGACAAAGCTAGTAAGAATCAGAATTCTTCAATTGAAACGTTTATTCTAGATGACGACTTTAACTCTATTGATGAGCAGAAAAATCAGACTTATCAAACACTAACAAGTGAGCAGATAAAGCTCACCTTACAAGAGACAGAGTTGAAGTTAAATGAAGTACGTGTGTTGTATTCGATTCAGGAAACGGATGTTGCATGGCTTGCAACTAACTGGTTCAGTCTTGAAATTGAACGAAATTTCTTGATGGATGCTGGTATGACAGAAATAGGAGTAGCTTATCGTGCGAACGATATGCTACTAATTCTTCATTAAATAAGACGTTTTAAAGAAAAAAACAATACGGAAATAATTGAAGGAGTGGTTATATGGAATTAACTACAAACGAGAGACAAGGAATCATTGTTTGGGTTTATAGTTTAAGACATTTTAAAACGCTTAAACGTTTTGGGTTGATTCACTATGCTTCTAGACGAATGAAATATGTTGTGATGTATATCAATCAATCTGATGTAGAAATGACGCAAAAGAAATTAGCTGACTTACATTTCGTTCGAAAAGTAGAGTTATCCTATAGACCGTTTATTAATTTAGATTTTAAAGATTTTTTTGGAAAAGAAAAAAAAGACATTGATCAAGAAGAAGCTATGTCTAGTGAGACTGTTTTTTAATTAAAATGCTAAATAAGTCGATAGACTAACTTCATCGGCTTATTTAGCATTTTACAGTGTGAGAAGTTTTCTTAAGCGGTAAGTTAAACTGAAAGGAAGTTGTAAGTATGCGTATCATCACAGGAGAATATGGAGGCAGAAGATTAAAAGCTGTCCCAGGAAACAATACCAGACCCACAACAGATAAAGTAAAAGAATCTATTTTCAATATAATAGGGCCTTATTTTAACGGTGGAAATTGTTTAGATTTGTTTGCTGGAAGTGGAGGATTAGCTATTGAAGCAGTTTCTCGCGGTATGGATAGTGCGGTACTGATTGACCGAGATCCTTTAGCCATCAAAACGATAAAAGAAAATATTAGTGTAACAAAGGAATTAGATAAATTTGAGATTTATCGAAATGATGCAAATCGAGCAATCGATTTATTAAGAGGAAAGAAAAAATTTGATCTCTTATTTTTAGATCCACCGTATGCTAAACAAGAGATTGAAAAACAAATTGAAAAAATAGTTGATTCTGATTTGTTGAATGATGAAGCCATTATTATTTGTGAGGTGGATAAGCGGACCCAATTAAATGAAAATATTGGTGCAGCAAAAGTCTTTAGAAAAGAAGTTTATGGGGCAAGCCAAATTGTAATGTATGAATACGCTAAGGAAATGGGGAAGTAAAATGACTAAAATTGCTTTGTTTCCTGGAAGTTTCGATCCATTTACTAATGGTCATCTCGATACAGTTGAAAGAACCTCAAAATTATTTGATCAAGTTGTCATTGCTGTTGCGACTAATACGTCAAAAAATGCTTTATTCTCTCTAGAAGAAAAAATGACTTTTATTAAACAGTCTGTCGAACATATTGAAAATATAAGTGTAAGAGAACATAGCGGCGGATTGACGGTAGAACTAGCAAAAAAAATCGGAGCAGTGACTTTGGTAAGAGGATTACGGAATAATGCCGATTTTGAGTATGAATCGACGATTGCAACAATGAATAAAATTCAACATAAAGATATTGAAACGGTTTTTTTAATGTCAAATGAAAAGTATCGATTTCTAAGCTCTAGTTTAATTAAAGAAGTAGCCATGTTTGGTGGCGATATTTCCAGTCTTGTTCCAGTTGGAGTTAATGAAGCTATAAAAAGAAAATATGCTAAAATAAAATAAATCAGTTCAATTCGTTAGTAAATTTAGCTATGCAGAGGATGATTGGAATGAATGCTAAAGAAAAAAAGACTCGCAAAGGTTTGCTTGTTGCACTAATCGTAATTATTCTTGCAGGAGTTTTTGTTCCTATTCCCTATTATATTGAAGGGCCAGGTTCAGCAGTGAAGCTAAACGAATTGGTAGAAGTTGACAACAAAAAAGACCCAGAAGATGGTCATTTTATGTTGACGACTGTTGCGGTCAGAAGAGCAACTCCATTTACGTATTTCATGAAATATTTGCCTTTTCATGAAGGGCTCACCACCGAAGAACTGTTTGGTACAAATACTTCTGATGCAGAATACACTAATCTACAGAATTATTATATGACTAGCTCAATCAATGCAGCGATTGAACAAGCTTACGAGGCTGCTGGAGAAAAGTATCAGTTGACCTATAACGGCGTTTATATCATGTCCATTTTGGAGAAATCTGATTTTGAGGACAAGTTAGAGATTGGAGACACTATTCTTTCACTCGACGGACAGTCTTTTGATAGTTCCTCTGAATTTATTGATTATGTTCAACAACAAAAAGTTGGACAAGTCATTGAAGTAACGTATGAACGGAATGGCGAACAACAAACCACTTCTGGAAAGTTAATGGAAATGGAAGAAACTAAAAAAGCTGGTCTTGGAATATCTTTAGTCGACAATACGTCAATTGAAACAGAGATCCCTGTATCTATTGATGCTGGAGAAATTGGAGGACCATCTGCTGGTTTTATGTTTGCTTTACAAATCTATACGCAATTGATGGATGAGGATTTGAGAAAAGGAAATGAAATTGCTGGTACTGGAACGATGCAACCAGATGGCACAATTGGTCGAATCGGAGGAATTGACAAAAAAATTGTTGCAGCTAGTGAAGAAGGAGCGACAATCTTTTTTGCTCCAGATGATACAATTGATCCAGTTATACAAAAGAATTATCCTGAAATGAAGTCGAATTATCAAGAAGCACTTGATGCAGCAAAAAAAATTGATACCGATATGAAAATTGTACCTGTAAAAACATTTCAAGATGCCATTGATTATTTAAAAAACCTATAAACCATTCGATTTAATTAAAAAGCCGAAGACATAATTGTCTTCGGCTTTTTTTCAACTTTAAAAGTGATAAGGATTTTTTTTAGCTGTTTTTCGATTAAGGAAGAATGAAATAATACTTCCAAGTATAAGAATAACCGTTAATCCAGCTGTAACAATAGCTATTGATTGATGGTCTGGTAAGTTCTTGGTAACTATTCCATACATTGCCCATATAAAGACCAAAATAATAGCCCAATCTTTAAAAAAATAAGCAATACCTAAACCTAAAAGAGTTGCTAGTGATAAGAGTACATAAGTGACTATTGTTTGGAGATTTACTTCGATACCGATACTAGCAACTAACCAATAACTGAAATTTGTAATGGTAGCAACAATGATCCAGCCTAAGTAAAGAGAAATAGGAATGAGGTAAAGTTTAGAAGGAGTTGTCCTTTTTTGAGCTTGGTATAAAAATATAAGTGATAGAAGTAGTAAAAATATAACAATAAATGCAATTCCGTCCAAGAGAAAATGCCAAATTAAGATCCAAGACGTATTAAGCAAACAGGTTAGTAAAAATCCCCAAAATTGACCAGAACTGAGCGTCTGTTTCTTAAAACTAAAACTTAACAACCATAATAATAGTGCAAAATAGATGACTCCCCAAATACTAAAGATAAAACCAGCAGGAGTAAAAAACACCTCATACGTATCAGAAATTTCTCCTGTTTGATAGCCGTTTATTGGCAGGATATTAGCTAAAGCATTTACAGTAATCATTATTCCGTAAGCTAAATATAAAATAATTTGCTTTCCTATAGTCATTTTCATCACTCCTTAATTTAGTAATCATCGATTTTAAAATTACGTTAACTCAACCATACTACAAATTTTAAAGAAAATAAATTAAAGCGACTGGTTAAAAAAAATAGGTGTTTTTTTTTACGTATACTACTTTTTAGAAGGACTCAAAGGGAGTGTTAGGAGATGTTGAAAACTAGCAAAGACTGGCTAATAAAAAATCGTTTATTTATTGAGATAGGTATACTTAGTTGCTTAGTGCTCAGTGTGTTTGGACTAATTTTAACGTTTTTGAAAAGCGATGATAATATAGAAGAAACCTCAGAGATGTTGAGTTATTTGGAAAGTGAAAGTAACTATTCAATGGCATCAAATCAAGTTGAACAACAATCAGAAAGTCAATCAGAAAAAATTTATATAGATGTTAAAGGTGCAGTGTATCTTCCGGGTGTGTATGAAGTGACAAGTGACATGAGGTTAATTGATGCTATTGAACTGGCTGGTGGTTTTAGCGAGAAAGCAAATCAGAATCCGGTAAACTTATCTTTAAAGTTGACAGATCAAATGGTGATTTTTATTCCAGAAGTTGGAGCGGTTGATGAAAAAAAATCAGAACTAGAAACTTCAGCTGTTCCAATAGAAGAAGCCGTCATTACAGTTCCTAAAGAAGATAGTGCAGCAGCAACTTCTGAAAAAGTAAATATCAACCTCGCAGATTCAAATGAACTCCAACAATTACCTGGAATAGGGGAGAAAAAAGCAGAGCAAATCATAAGCTATAGACAAGAGAATGGTTCATTTCAAAAAATTGAAGATCTGAAAAATGTGTCCGGCATTGGTGAAAAAACTTTTGAGGCATTACGAGTGGATGTTACTGTGGGCGATGGTGAGTAAGGTGAGAAGAAAAAATGAAGTATTGAAAGTATTTGTGGGCTTTTGTATACTTGAGAAAATGCTTAAGTTCATCAGCAACTTAAACAAACAAACGAGTAGGAGGAAGAATATGACTGAACGTATACCATGGGATCAATATTTTATGTCTCAGAGTTTGTTGTTGTCTTTACGAAGTACCTGTGCCCGATTAACTGTTGGAGCTACAATCGTAAGGGAAAAGAGGATTATCGCAGGAGGTTACAACGGTTCGGTAAGTGGAGATGTGCATTGTATAGATGACGGCTGCTACATTGTTGAAGGTCATTGTTTACGTACGATCCATGCTGAGATGAATGCGATTCTTCAGTGTGCAAAATTTGGAGCGCAGACTGAAGGTGCAGAAATTTATGTTACTCATTTTCCGTGCTTGCAATGTACGAAAATGATTATTCAAGCGGGTATCATAAAAATAAATTACTTAGAGGATTACCATAACAATGAGTATGCTTTGAAGTTGATTGAACAAGCCCACGTTCAATGTCAAAAAGTTGTCCTTCCAAAAGACTTTTTCCAACAACTAGATTTCAATACGAATGCTCAAACTAGTTTAAGCCAACTTAATGGACACACGCCACTCCAATAAGTGAAGGGATACGTTCTTTTTTCAGCTGTTTCTTGTTTATTATGTGCGATTGTTATTTTAAACCCTAATTGGTTGAGTATTATCCTGTTCTTGATTTGGTTGATCCGATTGCTGTTTACACGCAGAAAGAAGTGGATTATTTATTCTTGCTTGTTCATGAGTGTAACAGCTTTTTTTGTAGGAGTAGAAAAGTACAACAATCAAACACGTCTTTCGATGGACACTCAAAATTTTTTGATTGAAATGGATCCAAATCGATTAAAAATCGATGGAGATCAAGTGCAATTTTACGGTACAGTTACTCAAGCTGGAGAAACGCTAAAATGTTCTGAAGAAATTGTTGTTTTTTATCGATTGTCTACTAAAGAAGAAAAAGACTATTGGGAAAAGCAACAAAAAACAGCAAGTTTTGTAGTGATAGGATCTTTGATGAAACCTGAAAAAAATAGGAATTTAAATCAATTTGATTATCAGCGTTATTTGTCTCATAACAAAATTCATTGGATGCTAGAGGCAACATCAATTCAGGCACACTCTGGGCCTGAGAAACAAACTTTTTTGGATTTAATTAACTTGAAAAATATCAGACAAACTATCTTGTTTCACATTGAAAGTAAAACTACAATTCCTGTATCTAGTTACATTAAAACCTTATTATTCGCAGATACTGCTTCTATTGATGATCAAGTAATGAATGGATACAAAGAAATCGGGATTATCCATTTATTGAGTAT
Proteins encoded in this window:
- a CDS encoding FtsW/RodA/SpoVE family cell cycle protein; translation: MRKFKYLDYYIFIPYLVLSIIGILMVYSASSYVAISKYDDSQRFFIRQAFFVVLGLITSMIVFLFKYKLLKNKRFLMGASGFVAILLVYLFFFGQITNGAKGWIYILGFGFQPAEFAKIVVIWYFAYIFSKKQNQLVHNFKETVTPPLILFGFYLLLILLQPDVGGAAILLVTGTIMILASGVSTKLSVAVGVIGVALIGGILALVRVFGMSLPFLEKYQYDRFLAFWDPFAVSESAGLQLVNSYYALRRGGIFGVGIGESIQKTGYLPEPYTDFIMSIIGEEMGLIGIMVIVGLFSLLILRIYLVGIRTKDSFGSLICIGIATMLLVQGLVNLGGVIGLLPITGVTFPFISYGGSSTIVLTISIGLVLNVSATDKKRNQQVVEKNSRN
- a CDS encoding pyruvate carboxylase, whose protein sequence is MKKVLVANRGEIAIRIFRALTELAIETVAVYAQEDEGSVHRFKADEAYLVGKGKKPIDAYLDIEDLIRIAKDSEADAIHPGYGFLSENIDFARRCEEEGIIFIGPKLHHLDIFGDKIKAKEAAIAAGIQSIPGSDGPVADLESVKEFGNLYGYPIIIKAALGGGGRGMRVANSEADVKDSFERAQSEARAAFGSDEIYVERYIQDPKHIEVQILGDTHGNIVHLYERDCSVQRRHQKVVEVAPCVSISEELRAEMCLSAVQLMEHVGYVNAGTVEFLLEGENFYFIEVNPRVQVEHTITEMITGIDIVQAQILIAQGKDLHKDIQIPQQKDIPLIGAAIQCRITTEDPLNNFLPDTGKINTYRSPGGFGIRLDAGNGFQGSVVTPFFDSLLVKACVHATTFELAVQKMARSLKEFRIRGVKTNIPFMQNVISHPVFLSGEAKTTFIDTTPELFKFSKVRDRGNKTMHYIGNITVNGFPGIEQREKKFFEPARKPAKLLILDNDFVSAKNVLDNSGADAVVEWIKNKNEVLLTDTTFRDAHQSLLATRVRTQDFLNIAEETQKGIPQLFSSEMWGGATFDVAYRFLNEDPWERLEKLRKKMPDTLFQMLFRGSNAVGYQNYPDNVIEAFIQQAAKNGIDVFRIFDSLNWIQQMEKSIQSVRDVGKIAEATICYTGDINDPKRDKYTVDYYKNMAKELENQGAHIIAVKDMSGILMPQAAYRLISELKETVNVPIHLHTHDTSGNGIFTYAAAVKAGVDIVDVAMSAMSGATSQPSMNSLYYALLNADRAPDIKIENVQQINHYWEDIRAQYSDFEVGISAPSTEVYQHEMPGGQYTNLQQQAKAIGLAEQWDEVKVMYATVNRMFGDIVKVTPSSKVVGDMALFMIQNKLSEEDVYEKGMDIDFPESVISFFMGDLGQPTGGFPEKLQRIVLKGKKPITVRPGSLAAPVDFNEIKKELAEKINAEPTQEDVLSYIMYPQVFIDYRNNLETFGEVTLLDTMTFFHGMRTGETVEVQIEKGKTLIIKLNQIGEPDSEGMRILYFDLNGQGREVVVKDYSITSTKAVRKKAEPTNKKHIGATMPGSVLEVLVQKGDHVVQGQPIIITEAMKMETTIKANVEGIIDQIYVVDEDIIETGDLLIEVKAN
- a CDS encoding CAP-associated domain-containing protein; translated protein: MKTLLRSLPLIFIMLLATYWLPEVISRNPSDIITPKEESETIQSESYDYQTTDLEPEQIPIAGLGSYVGQKIENFTGKFGDPTRIDPTVYKEERWIFGEDETDYAQLIVKDGIIIDLFVLGSQLDVAPFKIGMSITEVFQLASFYPTYSVENQGEQDTLELTESDLNYRPLIAFDNGTFAVLMMDRSTNQMIAIRYLDSPSLIRLGVYDDGSKQHLNASFEVDEIRQDAINEANQKQMYEILNILRQRYELSALTPSDALSGVAETIFINQEEQIIADRQANKESNFSETESSDKASKNQNSSIETFILDDDFNSIDEQKNQTYQTLTSEQIKLTLQETELKLNEVRVLYSIQETDVAWLATNWFSLEIERNFLMDAGMTEIGVAYRANDMLLILH
- a CDS encoding YlbG family protein, yielding MELTTNERQGIIVWVYSLRHFKTLKRFGLIHYASRRMKYVVMYINQSDVEMTQKKLADLHFVRKVELSYRPFINLDFKDFFGKEKKDIDQEEAMSSETVF
- the rsmD gene encoding 16S rRNA (guanine(966)-N(2))-methyltransferase RsmD, which gives rise to MRIITGEYGGRRLKAVPGNNTRPTTDKVKESIFNIIGPYFNGGNCLDLFAGSGGLAIEAVSRGMDSAVLIDRDPLAIKTIKENISVTKELDKFEIYRNDANRAIDLLRGKKKFDLLFLDPPYAKQEIEKQIEKIVDSDLLNDEAIIICEVDKRTQLNENIGAAKVFRKEVYGASQIVMYEYAKEMGK
- the coaD gene encoding pantetheine-phosphate adenylyltransferase; this translates as MTKIALFPGSFDPFTNGHLDTVERTSKLFDQVVIAVATNTSKNALFSLEEKMTFIKQSVEHIENISVREHSGGLTVELAKKIGAVTLVRGLRNNADFEYESTIATMNKIQHKDIETVFLMSNEKYRFLSSSLIKEVAMFGGDISSLVPVGVNEAIKRKYAKIK
- a CDS encoding SepM family pheromone-processing serine protease yields the protein MNAKEKKTRKGLLVALIVIILAGVFVPIPYYIEGPGSAVKLNELVEVDNKKDPEDGHFMLTTVAVRRATPFTYFMKYLPFHEGLTTEELFGTNTSDAEYTNLQNYYMTSSINAAIEQAYEAAGEKYQLTYNGVYIMSILEKSDFEDKLEIGDTILSLDGQSFDSSSEFIDYVQQQKVGQVIEVTYERNGEQQTTSGKLMEMEETKKAGLGISLVDNTSIETEIPVSIDAGEIGGPSAGFMFALQIYTQLMDEDLRKGNEIAGTGTMQPDGTIGRIGGIDKKIVAASEEGATIFFAPDDTIDPVIQKNYPEMKSNYQEALDAAKKIDTDMKIVPVKTFQDAIDYLKNL
- a CDS encoding tryptophan-rich sensory protein is translated as MTIGKQIILYLAYGIMITVNALANILPINGYQTGEISDTYEVFFTPAGFIFSIWGVIYFALLLWLLSFSFKKQTLSSGQFWGFLLTCLLNTSWILIWHFLLDGIAFIVIFLLLLSLIFLYQAQKRTTPSKLYLIPISLYLGWIIVATITNFSYWLVASIGIEVNLQTIVTYVLLSLATLLGLGIAYFFKDWAIILVFIWAMYGIVTKNLPDHQSIAIVTAGLTVILILGSIISFFLNRKTAKKNPYHF
- a CDS encoding helix-hairpin-helix domain-containing protein; the encoded protein is MLKTSKDWLIKNRLFIEIGILSCLVLSVFGLILTFLKSDDNIEETSEMLSYLESESNYSMASNQVEQQSESQSEKIYIDVKGAVYLPGVYEVTSDMRLIDAIELAGGFSEKANQNPVNLSLKLTDQMVIFIPEVGAVDEKKSELETSAVPIEEAVITVPKEDSAAATSEKVNINLADSNELQQLPGIGEKKAEQIISYRQENGSFQKIEDLKNVSGIGEKTFEALRVDVTVGDGE
- a CDS encoding ComE operon protein 2; the encoded protein is MLKFISNLNKQTSRRKNMTERIPWDQYFMSQSLLLSLRSTCARLTVGATIVREKRIIAGGYNGSVSGDVHCIDDGCYIVEGHCLRTIHAEMNAILQCAKFGAQTEGAEIYVTHFPCLQCTKMIIQAGIIKINYLEDYHNNEYALKLIEQAHVQCQKVVLPKDFFQQLDFNTNAQTSLSQLNGHTPLQ